A stretch of DNA from candidate division KSB1 bacterium:
TGTTCCCAAACTCTGTTGTGAATAGCTCAAGACCTTGGCACCATTGCTCATACAAATCTGAGATATTCTCTGTTTTGAGTTTGATAAATAATTCTTCCAGGTTGCCTGCCAGCCTTGCTAAATTTCCAAATCCAAATGTCCCGGCATTCCCCTTGATGGTATGCATATCACGGTAAAGTTGAGTGACATTTGTTGACAAACGTTTAGAAGATTTAATTTGATCAAAGCCTCTTAAATATCCTTCGATGTCTCCGACGAACTTATCAACGGCAGGTTTATCAGTATTTACAAGGGCTATGACTCCTTCCATCAGAGCTTCCTGCTCACGCCGGCTCTTCTTAAGGGCCTTTTCAGATTTTACTTTCTCTGTGATATCAGTGGTTAACACCATGATTTTAGCTAAGGAATTATCCGTTACTATTGGTCTATAATCAACTTTTAGGACTTGCACTAAACCATTTGATTTCTTGTTAATTACACGAAATGGATTCAGTTTCTCATACATTTTCCACTTTTTAAAAAATCTTGGTTCTCTGACCAACTCAACCCATTTCTTGAAAACTCTGATCCCGTCTTCATCAGCATCAAATATTTCTTCAAGTTTTGCTCCTTGAAAATTGTCCATACCAAACAAGGTGCGTGCACGTAGAGAATGTTGGGCATTGATTGAACAATCCGGGTTGATGGTGAATATTCCTTGATCGAGATTGTTCAGCATATGTTCAATTTCCAGTTTTCCTTCAATCATTAGGCGAGCAAACTTTTCAGTAGCACCATAAATTCGATGGGTCATTTTTATCCAAACTAAAATGATTACAAGCGAAACAGCTATGATTAAAATAACGTCCGTAATCAAAAGTCGCATTCGAATACCTAACAAAATCTCTCTCGTCTCCTCATTTAAACTATAAAAATTGCTCATGACTCGTGTGATATATGAATATTTTAAGTAGTTGATGACAATTACTCCAACAAAAATCGCGACCATCAAGACCGCAACAGAACCACTAATTTTGAATTGAGAAACAGGTCTTATAAGATAATCCCTCGTTCGGCCTTGCTTCCTTGCCATTCTATTTTCTCCAAATTTCGAAAATTATATTTTAGGTCAAAGTGGTTTGCCTATCAACATCAATAAGAATAATAGCAAGTATAATTTTGTAACTCATCATGCCCTAAAATTTCGAATTTTATTATTACGTTATTCTCTACTTTAACTCCAAATTGTTTAGGAGGGCTAATTTCATGTTTCGTAAGTTTAATAACTATCACCCCTTTAGTCCGATATTCCCCTCCTTTGTAAGTTATACTTAAAGGAATGGAGACTTCTTTAGGCACCCCCCGTATTTTAAAATCCTTTAACGTCGCATTCCATATTGTCTGGTTGACCGGTACAATTAACCCCTGAGCTAAAAAATTCAATATCCGGGAATTCGCCGTCTTCAGTTTGAAAGATGCGCTGTCGCAAATGCTTATCTCGCACCTTCATACCTGTCGAGATAGAATTAACGGGTATTTTTACATTTATTTGTTTAAGGTTTAAACCATCCAGCAGCAGGGAACCCGTGAGTTGATTCGCTTTGCCATGAATGGTAAGAGCTTTTAGGTTCACCGGGCTTCAAAATAGTTGCAGAGCTTCACAATTGTAAGCCAGAAATTCACAGCCTCGCGCCAAGATTTCAAAAAGTTAGCTAAACCCGTTCCTCCCATGGTATCGTAAGTTTTTTTTTCCACTTGAGATTTGTTAACTAAATTTTATTTTTACGCTCGCACAGGATTTATCACCCACTTGTTTGGCCCATCAGGTTACGTGTGCCGTGACAGATCATCAAGCCAGCGATACGCGCGGGTGCCCTTGACATTAATAAAAAGAAACTGTGTGGCACGTGGCTTCAGCCCGTGCCTAAATGAAGGTTCTAATGAGCAAATAGGCGTACACAAAAAAATCCAGACCGACGCAAAAAACGCGCGGCTGATTTTGGTGGTTAAACTTACTGAATCAAATCATTCCTCCGCCTTCAACGCCGGCAACAGCGTAATTTTTTATCGCAGCCCGTACTGAGCATTCTCCCCACTCCGACGCAAGGCCCGGCCGGCGGCAAGTGAAATCATCTGCAATTTTCCATTTGCTTTTTGTTTTCCGGCTTTTTAGTTTATATAATCAAAATGTGGAAAGAGAAAATTAGATTTGCCTTTTTATCTTTCAAAATATTATGAGGTCTGCCATAACCTAGTTAAGGAGATCAACCATGAAAGGAAAAGAATCAAAGAGGGGTCTCTCTTTCTTCGGAAAGTTGTTTGCTAAAATTTATAAGAAGAATCTGGACAACGCGATTCCTGCATTGATAAAGGAAATGAACGTAAGCGTAGGCGTATAGACATGCTAACCAAAACCGTCAAAAGCATCTTCCCGTTTGTGCCTGCAAAGGACTTCGAAACCCAAAGCAGAAATGATGAGCGACGTTGTCCCAACAACGCACATCGACTCCAGGAATTTACTGTAGATGGAAGCACTGACGATTGACGACTTCAATGTCGTGATTGATTTACTTAAAAAGGATCGAGAGCGAAATATTAAT
This window harbors:
- a CDS encoding YceI family protein, producing MNLKALTIHGKANQLTGSLLLDGLNLKQINVKIPVNSISTGMKVRDKHLRQRIFQTEDGEFPDIEFFSSGVNCTGQPDNMECDVKGF
- a CDS encoding Hpt domain-containing protein, producing MARKQGRTRDYLIRPVSQFKISGSVAVLMVAIFVGVIVINYLKYSYITRVMSNFYSLNEETREILLGIRMRLLITDVILIIAVSLVIILVWIKMTHRIYGATEKFARLMIEGKLEIEHMLNNLDQGIFTINPDCSINAQHSLRARTLFGMDNFQGAKLEEIFDADEDGIRVFKKWVELVREPRFFKKWKMYEKLNPFRVINKKSNGLVQVLKVDYRPIVTDNSLAKIMVLTTDITEKVKSEKALKKSRREQEALMEGVIALVNTDKPAVDKFVGDIEGYLRGFDQIKSSKRLSTNVTQLYRDMHTIKGNAGTFGFGNLARLAGNLEELFIKLKTENISDLYEQWCQGLELFTTEFGNITDLRRKIFSGDKKDRIGISGAAYNKLIQGISSGEILDIDQIFEHLCNLDSEPFASYCKKYQRIIQLYREKYNKNIEDLKIENPEQMVHRDIMHALDPSMVHIIRNAVDHGIERNEEREKANKGAGIISISFESDKNGSTLTISDNGKGMDPDLIAKVAVERNLIPKKDLAKLSTEEKINLIFESGLTTKKEAGEISGRGVGLDAVKTYMEKLNGSVSIETKVGNGTIFVLKLPPILRENKLEIRNKYKQQKIPIRESS